Genomic segment of Aliarcobacter trophiarum LMG 25534:
ATAAAATCACTTTCTCCTCCAATTAGATAATCTATGTTATCTAATTTTATTTGGTTTAACATTTCATCTTCAGCATCAAAAAATATCGAACCTTTTAAAATGATAATCAGTTTTTTATATATCAACTTTAATTTTTCACATACTTGAATGTCTTTATGAATCGTAGCATTTGTTATACTCATAAATATAACATCTGGTGCAAATGCTTTAAAATCATTTTCTAAATCAATAAATGATTTATCTTCTGTCTGATAATCTTTTAAAAATACTGCATATTGATTTTTCTGCAACATTGATGCAGCATAACCCAAATCATTACAAGCCCGAACAGAAGTTGCAGTAGAATCTTCAACATTACCTTGCGATCTATCTTCTCCTCTTTGATACAATTTACTTGGAGGGTAAATTAACATAACTTTATTCATTTTAATCCTTAAACACAAATTTTTTATCTAAAAAATATTTAACTATATAACCAATGCTAAGACCTATAATTGCACCAATATATTTGGCAATCTCACTATCAAATATATAATCAAACCCAATTTCAAATCCCCAAAAAATAAGAGTTGTAAAAACTCCCATTATTGAGTATAAAATAAACTTTTGACTATCTTCTTTCTTGTCTTTTACCACATAATAAAAAATATATTTTTTATCTAAGATATACTTTGCAATAAGTCCTGTGAGTGTTCCAAAAAACATGGCAATATATAGACTAAAATCTTGTGAATATATAGCCAAACTTATAAATTGAGTAAATAAATTTATAATAGTTGCAATTAGTGCAAAGAAAGAGTATTTTAAAACTAAAAGCATTATATTCTCACTATCAAAAAAAAACTAGCCAACCAAAATAGAATAGTTATTTGCAAAAATCTATCTTTTAAAACTACTTTTGTAGGGTTTCCGCTATTTCCCTCTACAAAAGTTATCTGCATATATCTCATAACTCCAAGTATCACAAAAAATGCTGTAATATATAGATTGCTACTATTTAATCTGTGTATTACATCATCTGAAACTGTATAAAGCACATAAGCCACTACAATAACTCCAGCCATGAAAACCATCACAGCATTTACAAACTCTAAGTTGTAGCCATCTATATTTTTTCTTATCTCTTTGCCTTCAAATGCAAGAAGCACATCATCTCTTCTTTTTGCAACTGCCAAAAATAGTGCTAGTAAAAAAGTCATAATTATAATCCACATTGAAAGCTGATTATCAATCACACTTGCTCCTGCAAAAAGTCTTAAAACAAATCCAGAAGCTATAATAAAAATATCAACAATAGTTATATGCTTTAATCCAAAAGAATAAGCAATATTCAAAATAAAATAGATTACAAGAACTACAAATAAATCAATATTTATAAAATATGAAGCGACTAAAGATGGAATTGATAAGACAAAAAATAGTATTTTTGCACTATTTTTGCTAACTTCTCCACTTGCAATTGGTCTAAACTTCTTTTTTGGATGTTGTCTGTCTTCTTCAATATCCATATAATCATTTAAAATATAGATACTACTTGCTAAAAATGAAAATAGTATAAATACTACAATACAATCTACAATTTGCTCAAAATTAAATGAAAATGTAAAAAATAGTGGTGCAAATACAAATAGATTTTTAATATATTGATGCGGTCGAAGTAGTTTTAAAATAGATTGCAAAAAATATTCCCCTAAAGATATTTACTCAAAATGGGTTGAATTTTGCCCAAAAAGAGTTTATAAACAAATTAATATTATTCATTTTGAATAATATTGGAGTGCAATTTGGACTTATCGTATAAAATCAATCTTTTTTTAAAAGAAAAAGGAATGAGTAAAAAATTTTTTGCAGAAAAGTTAATTGCTTTAGAGCCTATTTTAAAATCAACTAGAGAAGTTCCTAGTGCATCTACAATTTATGGCTATCTAAATGGTAGCAGAGAGATAAAAGCTGAGCTATTACCATATATCGCAAAAGTTTTAGATGTTGGTATTTCTGAGTTATTTGAAGATAACAAAAAAGATAGAGTGAAAATTTTACAAAATATTTTAGAAAATCCAAGCCAAGAAGAGCAAAAACTTTTAGAAAACTACTTCAAATTTGAAGAAAAACTAAACAATCAAAAACTACAAAATGACACAAACTATCATCTATATAACTACATATTACAGATTCTTCCATATGCTTCTGAAAAGTTTTTATATACACTTATAGATCTGCTTGAAAGCTACAAAGACTCAACAAAAAGAGCCCAAGAGGATATTAAAAATCTAGATTTTTAATATCTAATTCAATTGATTTTTCTAGGTCTTCCAGCTTTACTTTTAGGTTTTGGCATAGTTCCTCTTACTATTGCTCTATCTTTTGAGTTAGTTTTAATATCATCTATAGATTGATCATCTGTTTTAAGTAGATAAGATATTGCATTTTCTTTTAATATCTTTATTTTCTCTTCATCTTTATAATCTAACATTCCAATTCCACGGTTCTTATAGTCTTTTGCATTACAGTTATAGTAAACTCCTTTTCCTTTTGTAATATTATTATTCCAGTACTCTCCTATTTGTTTAGCTATATATACTTCTTTTTGAACTTTATTTCCATCGTAAAATAAATATGCATGTCCATGTACTCCTTTACCATTCTCACCATGTTCCTTTTTTATTATATAGCCTATGTTATTTTCAAATAGAGTTTTTTTACTTCTTCTATTGTTAAGTAGATTGTTTATGTCTTTGTTCATATCATCGAGAGTCACTTTATTTGCATATGGTGTTCCATAACCTAAATCTATTCTTATTGTACAAATTTTAGAGTTGTTCTCAACTAGAGCATCTATGTATGCTTCCATACTATTTTTTCTTTTGTTATACTTTTGGTCTTTCTTCATCTTTAATCCTTACTTTCTTTTTGTATTTTATTTCTTTAATTAGTTCTGTACTTAATGTACATACAGTTATCTTTGATATCTTTAATATTAGTTATTTATATAATTATAAATATTATTAAATATTTATAATACCTATATTAAATTATCCCGAATCCTTGTATACTAAATTTGTAAACTATAAAGAAACTTTAGAGTTTTAAATTTAAAAAATATACAGTGTTATGTATTTCTATCACTTAATATATATTTAATCTGGTATGTAGCAATGTTCACAAATATCATACTTTGGATCATGACAAGGTGAAAATATAAATTGATTCTCTTCATTATTATCTGGTTCGCAATAGTGACAATACATTGCACCTTTAACACTTTGACAAGCACAATATTCATTACTTGGTTCAAATGGAATAATATGGATTTCATCTTCTCTATTTCGTTCCATACATTGCATATAATCAAGATAATCTTCTATATGTTCAAAATCTTCTGATGATAGTTCTTCTTTTTGCATTTGCAATCCTTTGTTTTAGTTTTATAAGATATTTTTATCTTATTCAATAATATGTATACAAAGTTTGTATAAATAAAAAAAAGAAAAAATATTAAGATGTAACCCAAACCATTTAAGGCTTGGATTAATCTCTCTTATTCAAATCATCTAAAATTTTTTTGACTCTTTTCCTCTCTTTCTCATCTTGTAGATTTTTATAATGTTTTCGTAAATGTTCAAGTCCAGCTTTAGTCCAGTCCTTGAATCTATTTTTACTCTCTTTAATTATGTAGTAATCCCATGCCAACATTTTTAAGCTCCTTTGTTTTATATTCAAATCCAAACTCTTTTAAACTGTTTTTTTCACTATTACCACTAGCAAAT
This window contains:
- a CDS encoding GtrA family protein codes for the protein MLLVLKYSFFALIATIINLFTQFISLAIYSQDFSLYIAMFFGTLTGLIAKYILDKKYIFYYVVKDKKEDSQKFILYSIMGVFTTLIFWGFEIGFDYIFDSEIAKYIGAIIGLSIGYIVKYFLDKKFVFKD
- a CDS encoding decaprenyl-phosphate phosphoribosyltransferase; protein product: MQSILKLLRPHQYIKNLFVFAPLFFTFSFNFEQIVDCIVVFILFSFLASSIYILNDYMDIEEDRQHPKKKFRPIASGEVSKNSAKILFFVLSIPSLVASYFINIDLFVVLVIYFILNIAYSFGLKHITIVDIFIIASGFVLRLFAGASVIDNQLSMWIIIMTFLLALFLAVAKRRDDVLLAFEGKEIRKNIDGYNLEFVNAVMVFMAGVIVVAYVLYTVSDDVIHRLNSSNLYITAFFVILGVMRYMQITFVEGNSGNPTKVVLKDRFLQITILFWLASFFLIVRI
- a CDS encoding helix-turn-helix domain-containing protein; the protein is MSKKFFAEKLIALEPILKSTREVPSASTIYGYLNGSREIKAELLPYIAKVLDVGISELFEDNKKDRVKILQNILENPSQEEQKLLENYFKFEEKLNNQKLQNDTNYHLYNYILQILPYASEKFLYTLIDLLESYKDSTKRAQEDIKNLDF
- a CDS encoding YagK/YfjJ domain-containing protein, coding for MKKDQKYNKRKNSMEAYIDALVENNSKICTIRIDLGYGTPYANKVTLDDMNKDINNLLNNRRSKKTLFENNIGYIIKKEHGENGKGVHGHAYLFYDGNKVQKEVYIAKQIGEYWNNNITKGKGVYYNCNAKDYKNRGIGMLDYKDEEKIKILKENAISYLLKTDDQSIDDIKTNSKDRAIVRGTMPKPKSKAGRPRKIN